TGCCCAGCTTCGCCCCCGACCCCAATCCGCAGCCGCTGACCGAGCAGACCGCCGACCCTGCTACCGTGAAGGCGATGGGCACCGGCAACGGCACCACCGACGGCATCCCGAACGCTCCCAAGAACTGAACGCCTGCTCATTTCCTCATGCTTCCCGCCTACCCTGGGGCCATGACCCGTCTGTCTCGCCTGCCCATCCGGCCTGCTCCCCTGACTCTGCTGCTGCTGGCGCTCGGCGCGTCGGGCATGGGGGGCGCACGGGTGCGGCTGGGCGAGGTGCTTCCCCCTCATCCGTGGACCGACAGCGAACGCGAACTGGTGGTGCTGTACTCGCACGACTGCGGCGATATCGGGCCGCTGTGGGGCGTGCTGGAAGGCGCGGGCCTGCCGATCCGGGCCGTGAATG
This is a stretch of genomic DNA from Deinococcus ruber. It encodes these proteins:
- a CDS encoding penicillin-binding protein, whose translation is MTRLSRLPIRPAPLTLLLLALGASGMGGARVRLGEVLPPHPWTDSERELVVLYSHDCGDIGPLWGVLEGAGLPIRAVNAEDQAAPAPAGLTPWRGEEATAFSRALKVSEYPAVLLVQSGRVLNAWEGTFGVQDAGDLK